The Gordonia iterans DNA window CATCAGTGAAGCCGCCGGTGGACGCTCCCGCATCCAGGCACCGGCGCCCCTGCACGACGAACCCGAGCGGGCCGAACGCGTCCAGGGCGCCGAGCAGCTTGTGCGCACCGCGCGACGCCCACTCCTCCGACTCGGTCTCGGTGACGAGCACCGGCGTGTCTCGGCCGACATTGGTCGCCGCCTTGGTCGCGACCGTCCCGTTGACTTTCACCTGGCCGGCATCGATCAGCGCCCGGGCCTGCTCGCGCGAGCGCGCAAGCCCCCGGCGGACCAGTTCCGCATCCAGTCGGGCACGTGCGGCCATCAGCGCGCACGCCCGGTGTCGTGCTCAGCCACGGCCGGCGTCCTCGAGCGTCTCGGACAGGAGCGCGTGCGCCCTGGTGAGGAGTTCGGCCTGCCGGGCGAGCGCCGCGAGTGAAAACTCACCGTCGCCGGCCTCACGGATCGCCGCCACCTCGGACAGGATCTCGCCGACCTGGCCGGTGACGGGATGGTCCGCGGGATCACCCGGTTCCGCGGTCGCGCGGGCTGCCCGCGCGGCGAGGACCGCCGGGGACGGCATTGACGAAGGGGATCCGGTCATATCGTGTTCAGGCTAGCGCACTGCCCGCCGGTCGGCCGGTCAGGCCGAGGCGGTCAAGGAGCGCACTCGTCTCCGCGTCACCGCTGCTGATCCGCAAGTCGAGACCTCCCACGTCCGCGGTCCATACCGCGTGGCAGAGCGCCGGCAGCAGCGAAGGGAGGTCGGTCTCCCCTTTCGGGTCCACCGTCACGCGATGTTCGGCGACGGTCACCTGCCAGCCGGGCTGCCTCCCGATCCGCAGCGACGACGCAGGCGCCGAAATCCCGGTGAGGTCGCCCACCACGTAGGTCGGGCGACGTTCCGGTGGCGCCATAAGCAGTGCACGCGCGGTCGTGACGCCGGTGAGGACCAGCAGACTGTCGATCCCGACGGCGTTGGCACCTTCGATGTCGGTGTCGAGCCGGTCGCCGATCAACAACGGACGCCGGCTCCTGCTCCGCGCCAGCACCTCGCGCATGATCGGCGCCGCCGGCTTTCCGGCGACCGCCGGCGCGGCCCCGGTCGCGGTGGCGACCGCCGCCACCATCGAACCGTTCCCGACCAGCAGTCCGCGTTCCGTCGGCAGCGTCGTGTCGGTATTCGTCGCCACCCAGAGAGCACCGCGTGCCACGGCCAGCGCGGCTTCGGAGAGTTCGGCCCACCCGGTGTCCGGGGAGTGTCCCTGGATCACCGCCGCGGGCTGGTCGTCAGCCGACGCCACGGGCTCAAGTCCCACCCCGGCGATTTCCTCGCGGAGCGACGACGCTCCGACCACCAGGACCCGAGCACCCGCAGCCACCCGCTCGGCGACCAGGCGCGCACCCACCTGCGCGCTGGTCACCACCTCGTCCGGCGATGCGGCGAAACCGAGTGCGCCGAGGTGCGCGGCCACCTGCTCGGCGGAGCGACTGGCGTTGTTGGTCACGTAGTACCGGGGTCGCGGCTGACGGTCGACGAGGTCGACGGCACCCGGAAGCACGCTGCGGCCCTCGTACAGGGTCCCGTCCAGGTCGAGGAGGAGAGCGTCGTACTCCGTCAGCAGCGGATCGTCGTCTGCAGTCTCTTGGACGGGCGCCGGGACGACGACGTCGTCCAAGCCCTCAGCAAGCAGCTCTTGCAGGGCGAACTCTGCATCGGTCGCATCGTCGACGTCCGCGGCCGCCGCATTCTGGTACCACGTGAGGGCGTCGGCTGTGCGGCCCGCTTCGTACAGCGCCCTGCCGTAGGCGCTGAACAGACGTGCCGCCTCGGTCCCGGTGCGGCCCGCTCGCAGATCCTGCCCGGCCAGCACCCGCACCGCGCCCTCGGCGTCCCCCAAGTCGAGGTGGGCGCCGGATTCGACGATCGCCATCTCGACCGCCTCCTCGCCGATCAGCGCCTGCCCCTCCGGACTCTGCGCCACCTCGACGGCACGTTCAGGACGTCCTAGACCGCGTTCGCAGTCAGCGATCAGCGGGAGAAGGGCGCCGCCGTCACCGGAAATCCGCCGAGCGGCACGCAACTCGGCGATCGCCTCCTGCCACTCGCCGGCGTAGTAGGCGGCAATGCCGGCGGTCTCGCGTACCACGCCGACCCGTGCGGCGCGCGCCCGAGCCGCACGCGCATGTTCCAGCGCAAGCTCCGGATCCTCGGCCAGAACGTCACCGACGACGACGAGGTGCCGCGCCACTCGGTCGGCAGTCGACTTGTCCAGGCCCTGAAGGTCGCGACGAACCTCCGGATCGAGGTCGGCCGCCTTCACCTCGTCTGGAATCGACGGACCCGAGTCGCCGTGACCCTTCTCTTGCGAACCGCGCTTCGTCATCCCACCAATCTATTCTGACCTGCACCTCATCCCGAAATCCACCGCCGCCCGACGTGCAACCGATCCCTCTCGATGGTTGAGCGAGCGAAGCTTCCGATGGTTGAGCGAGCGGAGCCTCCGATGGTTGAGCGAGCGACGCGAGTCGAAACCACGCCGTCCGCGCTCTGCCGCACGCCTGGATCGGTGTACGCGACGGTTGTGGGACGGTCGCGACGGTCGGCTGTGGGAGCGACGGTCGGGTGTGTCGCTGGTGTGCTCGGTCGTCGCGGTCGTGTGCCGAGTGTCGCAGCTGCCGGGGCGAGTGGGGGTGGGTGGTTTCGACTCCGGCTCACTGCGTTCGCCGGGCTCAACCAGCGAAAGACCAGTCTCGCGTCTAGCCGGCGCACCCGACCGTGGGGTGGGCCGCCGTTTCGATGGTTGAGCGAGCCCCCGTTTCGATGGTTGAGCGAGCCCCCGTTTCGATGGTTGAGCGAGCCCCCGTTTCGATGGTTGAGCGAGCGGAGCGAGTCGAAACCGGACCGTACGACGCTCCCTCGATGGTTGAGCGAGCGGAGCGAGTCGAAACCGGACCGTGTGACGCTCCCTCGATGGTTGAGCGAGCGGAGCGAGTCGAAACCGGACCGTACGACGCTCCCTCGATGGTTGAGCGAGCGGAGCGAGTCGAAACCACGCCGCCCGCGGTCTGCCGCATGCCTGGTTGGGTGTCCGCGACGGTCGTGGGACGGTCGCGACGGTCGGCGCTGTGGGAGCGACGGTCGGGTGTGTCGCTGGTGTGCTCGGTTGTCGCGGTCGTGTGCCGAGTGTCGCAGCTGCCAGGGGGCGGGTGCGGGGCCGGGGTGGTTTCGACTCCGGCTCACTGCGTTCCCCCGGGCTCCTCCAGCGAAACAGCAGTCTCGTCTCTGGCTGGCCCGCTCAACCGTGGGGATGCGAGAAGGCCCCCGGAACCTAGGGGTTCCGGGGGCCTTCTCTGTGGTTGTGTTCGGCGGTGTCCTACTCTCCCACACTGATTAAAGTGCAGTACCATCGGCGCTGGAGGGCTTAGCTTCCGGGTTCGGAATGGGGCCGGGCGTTTCCCCTCCGCTATGGCCGCCGTAACTCTGTGAAATTAACGGTTGCGCGGGGCAACGATGAACGACTGAAGGCTGTAATTCATTTGATAGCGGCCTACGGCCACAACGAACCTCCTTCGTCGCTTCGTTGTCGAATCTCCTACGTCGATTCGAAAAACCCGCGTGTGCGTGTTATTTCAGAGGTGCATAGTGGATGCGTAGCGTTCAAGTCTTGGTGTTTGGGTGTTGTTGGTAAGTCCTCGGCCGATTAGTACCAGTCACCTGAACACATTGCTGTGCGTACAGTTCTGGCCTATCAACCCCATGGTCTGTAGGGGGCCTTACCCCACCAATGGTGGGTGAGAAACCTCATCTTGGAACAGGCTTCCCGCTTAGATGCTTTCAGCGGTTATCCCTTCCGAACGTAGCTAACCAGCGGTGCTCCTGGCGGAACAACTGGCACACCAGAGGTTCGTCCGTCCCGGTCCTCTCGTACTAGGGACAGGTTTCCTCAAGTTTCTAGACGCGCGCGGCGGATAGAGACCGAACTGTCTCACGACGTTCTAAACCCAGCTCGCGTGCCGCTTTAATGGGCGAACAGCCCAACCCTTGGGACCTACTCCAGCCCCAGGATGCGACGAGCCGACATCGAGGTGCCAAACCATCCCGTCGATATGGACTCTTGGGGAAGATCAGCCTGTTATCCCCGGGGTACCTTTTATCCGTTGAGCGACACCGCTTCCACTTGCCGGTGCCGGATCACTAGTCCCGACTTTCGTCCCTGCTCGACATGTACGTCTCACAGTCAAGCTCCCTTGTGCACTTACACTCAACACCTGATTGCCATCCAGGCTGAGGGAACCTTTGGGCGCCTCCGTTACATTTTAGGAGGCAACCGCCCCAGTTAAACTACCCACCAGGCACTGTCCCTGAACCCGATCAGGGTCCGAGGTTAGAAGCCCAATACGATCAGAGTGGTATTTCAACAACGACTCCACACACACTGGCGTGCCTGCTTCACAGTCTCCCACCTATCCTACACAAACCGTACCGAACACCAATACCAAGCTATAGTGAAGGTCCCGGGGTCTTTTCGTCCTGCCGCGCGTAACGAGCATCTTTACTCGTACTGCAATTTCGCCGAGTCTGTGGTTGAGACAGCAGAGAAGTCGTTACGCCATTCGTGCAGGTCGGAACTTACCCGACAAGGAATTTCGCTACCTTAGGATGGTTATAGTTACCACCGCCGTTTACTGGGGCTTAAATTCTCAGCTTCACCACCACAAAGGTGATTAACCGGTCCTCTTAACCTTCCAGCACCGGGCAGGCGTCAGTCCGTATACCTCGTCTTACGACTTCGCACGGACCTGTGTTTTTAGTAAACAGTCGCTTCTCTCTGGTCTCTGCGACCACCCCCAGCTCAAGCAGCAAGTGCCGTCACCAGACGTGGTCCCCCTTCTCCCGAAGTTACGGGGGCAATTTGCCGAGTTCCTTAACCACAGTTCTCTCGATCGCCTTAGTATTCTCTACCTGACCACCTGTGTCGGTTTGGGGTACGGGCCGTGTACCAACTCACTAGAGGCTTTTCTCGGCAGCATAGGATCACAGAATTCACCTCAACGGCTACGCATCACCTCTCACACACCATGAGACACGGATTTACCTATGCCTCGTGCTACCGGCTTACACCACGACAACCAACCGCGTGGCCCTGCTACCTTCCTGCGTCACCCCATCGCTTGACTACTACACACAAGGTCCCACGCAGCCACACCCAGAACACCCCGAAGGATGAAAAAGATGCTTTTGGGTGGTTAGTACATGCGATTCGTCATTGGGCGCGGATACACGGGTACGGGAATATCAACCCGTTGTCCATCGACTACGCCTGTCGGCCTCGCCTTAGGTCCCGACTCACCCTGGGCGGATTAACCTGGCCCAGGAACCCTTGGTCATTCGGCGGACAAGTTTCTCACTTGTCTTTCGCTACTCATGCCTGCATTCTCACTCCCACACCCTCCACAACCCGTCACCAGACTGCTTCCTCGAGTGCAGGACGCTCCCCTACCCAACCACACCACTACACCACCCCCCACAGGAGATGATGGATGTTACACGTGTGATTGCCGCGGCTTCGGCGGTGTACTTGAGCCCCGCTACATTGTCGGCGCAGGACCACTTGACCAGTGAGCTATTACGCACTCTTTCAAGGGTGGCTGCTTCTAAGCCAACCTCCTGGTTGTCTCAGCAATCCCACATCCTTTTCCACTTAGTACACGCTTAGGGGCCTTAGCCGGCGATCTGGGCTGTTTCCCTCTCGACTACGAAGCTTATCCCCCGCAGTCTCACTGCCACGCTCTCACTTACCGGCATTCGGAGTTTGGTTGACGTCAGTAACCTAGTAGGGCCCATCGGCCATCCAGTAGCTCTACCTCCGGCAAGAAACACGTGACGCTGCACCTAAATGCATTTCGGGGAGAACCAGCTATCACGGAGTTTGATTGGCCTTTCACCCCTACCCACAACTCATCCCCTCCATTTTCAACTGAAGTGGGTTCGGGCCTCCACCACATCTTACTGTGGCTTCACCCTGGCCATGGGTAGATCACTCCGCTTCGGGTCTAGACCCAGCGACTCAACACGCCCTATTCAGACTCGCTTTCGCTACGGCTACCCCACCACGGGTTAACCTCGCCACTGAGCACTAACTCGCAGGCTCATTCTTCAAAAGGCACGCCATCACCAACCACCCCAAAGGGTGCGCCAGCTCTGACGGATTGTAAGCGTCCGGTTTCAGGTACTATTTCACTCCCCTCCCGGGGTACTTTTCACCTTTCCCTCACGGTACTCGTCCGCTATCGGTCACCAGGAAGTATTCAGGCTTACCGGGTGGTCCCGGCAGATTCACAGCAGATTCCACGAGCCCGCTGCTACTCGGGAAACACCGAAGCCAGGCATTGCGTTTTCAGTTACCGGACTCTCACCGTCTACGGCAGACCATCCCAGGCCACTTCACCTAACACAACACTTTCTCACTGACCGCTATGCCGGCAGACACAGCAACGATGCTCCCACAACACCACACGCACAACCCCTGCCGAGTATCACATACGCGCGGTTTAGCCTCATCCACTTTCGCTCGCCACTACTCACGGAATCACATATTGTTTTCTCTTCCTATGGGTACTGAGATGTTTCACTTCCCCACGTTCCCCCCGCACCGGCTATACATTCACCGGGCGGTAACACCACACAACTGGTGCTGGGTTTCCCCATTCGGACACCCTCGGATCACAGCTCGTTTGACAACTCCCCGAGGACTATCGCGGCCTACCACGTCCTTCATCGGCTCCTGGTACCAAGGCATCCACCGAACGCCCTAAAACACTTACAACAACACCCACAAACACACCCCACACCCCACCAACCCCCAAAAAAAAGAGACCAGCCAGGCTGCGAGACACGAATGTGGACACCTACACACAACATGAGTACAACTGCATCTTCGTTAAAAGAACAGAAACCATAAATCGTATAAATTGCAGTACAAACACCAAAACAAGATTTTTGATGCTCGCATCCACTATGCACTTCTCAAACAACACACACCCACCCACCCCAGACACGCACCCAACCAGCACGCCGAAAGTCAGTGAACACCAAGAAAACCCCTCCACCCCCAAACACCCCCAAGGGTGCCGGCAGCAGGCCTGTTTCCTCAGAACCCCGATAGTGTGTGACATCCGCTACGCCGGTCACCCGACCACAGCCCACCCCGCACCGATCCGTCACAGTGACGAACCAGCACACCGGGATGGCTTCTCATGTTTCACCCTCGAACAAACACACAGCCGGCCATGAACAGACCAGAAACTGTTTGTTGTAGTTTGCTCCTTAGAAAGGAGGTGATCCAGCCGCACCTTCCGGTACGGCTACCTTGTTACGACTTCGTCCCAATCGCCGATCCCACCTTCGACGGCTCCCCCCCTCACGGGTTAGGCCACCGGCTTCGGGTGTTACCGACTTTCATGACGTGACGGGCGGTGTGTACAAGGCCCGGGAACGTATTCACCGCAGCGTTGCTGATCTGCGATTACTAGCGACTCCGACTTCATGGGGTCGAGTTGCAGACCCCAATCCGAACTGAGACACGCTTTAAGGGATTCGCTCCACCTCACGGTATCGCAGCCCTCTGTACGCGCCATTGTAGCATGTGTGAAGCCCTGGACATAAGGGGCATGATGACTTGACGTCATCCCCACCTTCCTCCGAGTTGACCCCGGCAGTCTCCTGCAAGTCCCCACCATTACGTGCTGGCAATACAGGACAAGGGTTGCGCTCGTTGCGGGACTTAACCCAACATCTCACGACACGAGCTGACGACAGCCATGCACCACCTGTACACCAACCACAAGGGAATATGTATCTCTACATACGTCTGGTGTATGTCAAACCCAGGTAAGGTTCTTCGCGTTGCATCGAATTAATCCACATGCTCCGCCGCTTGTGCGGGCCCCCGTCAATTCCTTTGAGTTTTAGCCTTGCGGCCGTACTCCCCAGGCGGGGTACTTAATGCGTTAGCTACGGCACAGAATCCGTGAAATGGACCCCACACCTAGTACCCACCGTTTACGGCGTGGACTACCAGGGTATCTAATCCTGTTCGCTCCCCACGCTTTCGCTCCTCAGCGTCAGTTACTACCCAGAGACCCGCCTTCGCCACCGGTGTTCCTCCTGATATCTGCGCATTTCACCGCTACACCAGGAATTCCAGTCTCCCCTGTAGTACTCAAGTCTGCCCGTATCGCCTGCACGCCTGCAATTGAGTTGCAGGATTTCACAGACGACGCGACAAACCGCCTACGAGCTCTTTACGCCCAGTAATTCCGGACAACGCTCGCACCCTACGTATTACCGCGGCTGCTGGCACGTAGTTGGCCGGTGCTTCTTCTCCAGGTACCGTCACTCACGCTTCGTCCCTGGCGAAAGAGGTTTACAACCCGAAGGCCGTCATCCCTCACGCGGCGTCGCTGCATCAGGCTTGCGCCCATTGTGCAATATTCCCCACTGCTGCCTCCCGTAGGAGTCTGGGCCGTGTCTCAGTCCCAGTGTGGCCGATCACCCTCTCAGGTCGGCTACCCGTCGTCGCCTTGGTAGGCCATTACCCCACCAACAAGCTGATAGGCCGCGGGCCCATCTCACACCGCAAAAGCTTTCCACCACCAACCATGCGATCAGTGGTCATATCCAGTATTAGACCCAGTTTCCCAAGCTTATCCCAGAGTGCAAGGCAGATCACCCACGTGTTACTCACCCGTTCGCCACTCGAGTACCCAGCAAGCTGGGCCTTTCCGTTCGACTTGCATGTGTTAAGCACGCCGCCAGCGTTCGTCCTGAGCCAGGATCAAACTCTCCAACAAAAACACAATCAGAGAAAAGACCTGACCAAAAAACAATCCAAAAAATCAACTGGCAAAAAAAATCAATCTCATCCAAAAAGACAGACCAACTCACACCAGATGACAAAACAAATGGCACAAGAAAATCCATCACACACTATCGAGTTCTCAAAAAACACACACCCACCAACACGCCCAAACACACAGCCCGAACGAACATCAGCAAGCAAGAGTCACGCCACCCGACACGCGGGCAACTGTTCCAGTCTAGAAGACTGGAACTTATGTTGTCAACCTGCGGGAGGAGATGTCGTTCCGGGCCTGCCCGGTTGGAACCTCGTCGCTGGCGACCTGCACTAAGTTACACACAGGTGTCGTCGATGGACAAATCAGCTGGTCACAGCCGTTCCGCTCGGCAGCGAGCTCAGCTGCCGACGCGAGCGCCGGCGAACGTCTTCTTGCCGCGACGAAGCACCAGCCAGCGCCCGTGCAGCAGGTCGCCGGCCGCCGGCGCCCACTCGGGATCGGTCACCTTCACGTTGTTCACGTAGGCGCCCCCCTCGTCGATGGACCGTCGTGCCGCCTTGTTGCCGGTCGCGAGACCGGAGTCGACCAGCAACTCGACCAGCGTCGGGGTCGCACCGTCGGAGTAGTCGGCGATGCCTGTCTCGGTCAACGCGGCGGCGAGAGTGTCCTCGTCGAGGCCGTCGAGGTCGGCCCTGCCGAACAACGCCTGGCTCGCCAACTCCACGGCTGCGGTCTGCGCCGGTCCGTGGATCAGCGTCGTCATCTCGGCGGCGAGCCGCTTCTGCGCCGCACGACGGAAGGGCTCTTCCGCGGTGGCCCTGGCGAGCTCGTCGATCTCTTCGCGGGACAGGAACGTGAACCACTTGAGGTACTTGACGACGTCGGCGTCGGCGGTGTTCACGAAGTACTGGTACCAGGCGTACGGCGACGTAAGCTCCGGGTCCAGCCAGAGACTGCCGCCCCCGGTGGACTTGCCGAACTTCTTGCCGTCGGACGATGTGACCAGCGGCACGGTGAGCGCATGGACCTGTGCCCCTTCGACCTTACGCACCAGGTCCACCCCGCCGACGATGTTCCCCCACTGATCCGAGCCGCCGATCTGCAGACGGCAACCGTAACGCCGATGGAGCTGAAGATAGTCGTTGGACTGCAAGAGGAGGTAGCTGAACTCGGTGTAGCTGATGCCGTCGGACTCGAGCCGCCGCTTGACCGTCTCACGCGCCAGCATCACGTTCACCGAGAAGTGCTTGCCGATCTCGCGGAGGAAGTCGATCGCCGTGAGGTCGCCGGTCCAGTCGAGGTTGTTCACCAGAATCGCACCGGTGGGCGAGTCGTCGATCTCGACGAACCGCTGCAACTGCCCGACGATCCGGTCGGCCCAGCCGGCCACGGTGTCGGTCGAGTTCATCGTGCGCTCGCCGACGTCGCGCGGATCACCGATCAGTCCAGTCGCGCCGCCCGCGAGGACGAGCGGTCGGTGCCCGGCCTGTTGAAATCTGCGGAGAGTCAGCAGGGGAACCAGGTGTCCGGCGTGCAGGCTCGACGCCGTCGGGTCGAACCCGGCGTAGAGCGTCATCGGCCCCTCTTCCAGGGCTCGCCGGAGCTCTCCTTCGTCGGTGGACTGACCGATGAGGCCCCGCCACGAGAGTTCGTCGATGATGTCGGGCTGGAGCGCTTCACTCGACATGGGGTCGCTCACTCGCCGTTCTCGCCCAGCAGACGGCGGTGTTCGTCGTCGTCGACCTCACGTGCGTCGTCGATCAGCATGTTCGGGATGCCGTTCTCGTCGATGGCGTAGGCGACCCGCAGTCGCGGGTTGTACAACTCGTTCCCCGCGTCGATCAGCTCACCGTGATCCTGCGGGCAGACGAGCCGCGCCCGCACCACCGGATCCAGTTGTTCTGCACGGGTTGTCATGAGTGCTCCCTCTCGCCAGACCTCAACATTGCGTCGGGGCTCAGGCTACTCTGCGACGGCGCTGCCGACGTCCACCGGCTCGGCCGCGACCGGGGCGCCCCCGGATGCGGGCTGTCCGGCGGGACGCCGCAGCACCGGCTCGGGAGTCGGCCGCGACCAGTCGATGCCGTCGGCGACGGACTTGGTGTAACGGCGGTACCGGCCGTCGTCGTCGCGGTACCAGATCTTGGGTCCCGGGCGCGGAACGCCCCGGCGGACCAGATCCGAACTCACCAGACGGTACGACTCGCTGATCGGGATGGTGCTGACCACCTGGATCAGATGCGGCCGTTCGGTCGCGGGGAGCTCGCCCAGGGCCACCCGCAACTGCGTCGGAGTGACCGAGTTCTGGCCGGGACGGAGCCTGATCGCCGCGACCACGATCTGACTGCCCCGTTCCCCGAGTCCGTAGACCAGCGCCAGGTCCACCGCCTTCATGCGCGACAACGCGTGACGGATCGGCTCGGGGTAGACGACGCCGTCGCTCGTGTGGATCACCGAGGCCTCCGAGCCGACGTACCAGAGGTCTCCGTCCTGGTCCGACCGGAACAGCAGACCGGAGAGCTCCCAGCGGTCGCGCGGCCGGAAGACGTCGCGCAGCACCCGTCCGCTCACCTCGTATCGCTGCCCGGCGTGGGCCATCAGCATCCCGACTTCGCCGGTCTCGGCTCGGCGGACGAACCCGGTGTCGCGATCGATCTCCAGCTGCCCGAGATCCGGCCGGTAGGCCGCCAAAGCGACGTCGTTGGTCTCCGGCAACGGCCTGCCCATCGCTCCGACCTTGCTGCCGTCGATGTTCGAGAGGATCGCCGAGCCGTCGGCGGTGGCGAAGAATTCGAGGACCTTGGCCTTGGGCAGCAGCTGATCGATGTCAGCCCAGAGTCCGGCGGGCAGGCCCGAGCCCATGAACAGTCGCACGCTGGTCAGCAGGGCCGGGTCGAAGTCAGGGCTGCGGAGCACCTCGCGGAGCATGTTCCAGGTGTACGAGACGACGGTGACCCCGTAACGGCGCACCTCCGTCTGGAAGCGCTCCGGATCGACGCCGTTGGACAGCGCGATCCGCGACCGGCCGGCCACCGTCGCGCCGAGCGTGGTCAACAGTCCCGAGGCGTGATGCAAGGGCGGAAGACAGTAGACGGTGTCGTGAGTCGACAGGCTGGCGGC harbors:
- a CDS encoding HAD-IIA family hydrolase, yielding MTKRGSQEKGHGDSGPSIPDEVKAADLDPEVRRDLQGLDKSTADRVARHLVVVGDVLAEDPELALEHARAARARAARVGVVRETAGIAAYYAGEWQEAIAELRAARRISGDGGALLPLIADCERGLGRPERAVEVAQSPEGQALIGEEAVEMAIVESGAHLDLGDAEGAVRVLAGQDLRAGRTGTEAARLFSAYGRALYEAGRTADALTWYQNAAAADVDDATDAEFALQELLAEGLDDVVVPAPVQETADDDPLLTEYDALLLDLDGTLYEGRSVLPGAVDLVDRQPRPRYYVTNNASRSAEQVAAHLGALGFAASPDEVVTSAQVGARLVAERVAAGARVLVVGASSLREEIAGVGLEPVASADDQPAAVIQGHSPDTGWAELSEAALAVARGALWVATNTDTTLPTERGLLVGNGSMVAAVATATGAAPAVAGKPAAPIMREVLARSRSRRPLLIGDRLDTDIEGANAVGIDSLLVLTGVTTARALLMAPPERRPTYVVGDLTGISAPASSLRIGRQPGWQVTVAEHRVTVDPKGETDLPSLLPALCHAVWTADVGGLDLRISSGDAETSALLDRLGLTGRPAGSALA
- the tyrS gene encoding tyrosine--tRNA ligase yields the protein MSSEALQPDIIDELSWRGLIGQSTDEGELRRALEEGPMTLYAGFDPTASSLHAGHLVPLLTLRRFQQAGHRPLVLAGGATGLIGDPRDVGERTMNSTDTVAGWADRIVGQLQRFVEIDDSPTGAILVNNLDWTGDLTAIDFLREIGKHFSVNVMLARETVKRRLESDGISYTEFSYLLLQSNDYLQLHRRYGCRLQIGGSDQWGNIVGGVDLVRKVEGAQVHALTVPLVTSSDGKKFGKSTGGGSLWLDPELTSPYAWYQYFVNTADADVVKYLKWFTFLSREEIDELARATAEEPFRRAAQKRLAAEMTTLIHGPAQTAAVELASQALFGRADLDGLDEDTLAAALTETGIADYSDGATPTLVELLVDSGLATGNKAARRSIDEGGAYVNNVKVTDPEWAPAAGDLLHGRWLVLRRGKKTFAGARVGS
- a CDS encoding Trm112 family protein; this encodes MTTRAEQLDPVVRARLVCPQDHGELIDAGNELYNPRLRVAYAIDENGIPNMLIDDAREVDDDEHRRLLGENGE